From Oryctolagus cuniculus chromosome 17, mOryCun1.1, whole genome shotgun sequence, a single genomic window includes:
- the SLFN14 gene encoding protein SLFN14 has protein sequence MEIPKTGVETLYPEFVVEVGRVTFGEENRKKMTNSCLKRTENLNIIKATCALLNSGGGVIKAEIHDKNYNYQCHGLGHDLETSFQKLLPFGSQKYLDYMQQGHKLLIFVKSWNPDVSSLLPLRICSLRSNLYQRDVTSAINLSASSALELLREKQHAAQRGRRRLHPPRAPNSNLQEEEDMKMLASEVFKKDRLMYKEKLNFTESTHVEFKRFTTKKVVPRIKEMLPHYVSAFANTQGGYLIIGVDDKSKEVFGCKKEKVNPDLLKKEIENCIEKLPTFHFCHEKPKINFITKILNVYQKDVLYGYVCVVQVEPFCCAVFAEAPDSWVMRDNAATRLTAEDWVLMMLDIPSAPCNLVTDSNAHLKSPASSAFRSPVCPTKVLEFKGALQRHLFPVTQKTIQFKPESFCKKLFSDHKGLEDLMKTQTYPYSQGIVVFSRSWAGDVGLRKEDRVLCDALLIALHSPLVLYTVLIDPSWAGGREYAWNVALHLKRKLQSVGGYPGKVGIIPRLIQLAGTWCGPGDGSVHYPQSYQLATEDDMEDLLQALVVVSLCSRSLLSDQLGCEFFNLLIAEQCEVLSQSLQETRELFIHCFPGTRKTALAIKTLEKIRDLFHCRPKEILYVCESDFLRDFVIHQTACLAVTRKTFMQGEFPKIKHIVMDETENFCSKYGDWYSKARSITHPRVRGAGNEDLHHGILWIFLDPFQVRHSDVNGLPPPPAQFPRKTITNGIHCAQEIAKVMKGAMKRITENPPSNMSPHTLALFREAACGEALGAHALPGVCETKADLTVEQIANYVAERCHGLFQCGYLPKDVAILCRREEDRARYKLALLRAMELTETHSATEVVFSQAAGVQGEHIILDSVQQFSGLHRNIVFGLSPEQRLSEEFHQLCFASKAIKHLYLLYERGQVSENYYK, from the exons ATGGAGATTCCCAAGACTGGTGTGGAAACACTCTATCCTGAGTTTGTAGTAGAAGTGGGCAGAGTGACTTTTGGAGAAGAGAATAGGAAGAAAATGACCAACAGCTGTTTGAAAAGAACTGAGAATCTGAATATCATCAAGGCTACATGTGCACTGCTAAATTCTGGTGGGGGTGTGATCAAAGCTGAAATTCACGATAAAAACTACAATTACCAATGCCATGGGCTGGGGCATGATTTGGAAACTTCTTTTCAAAAGCTCCTTCCTTTCGGTTCACAGAAATACCTTGACTACATGCAGCAGGGGCACAAGCTCTTGATTTTTGTGAAGTCCTGGAACCCAGATGTTTCCAGCCTCCTCCCTCTAAGGATTTGCAGCTTGCGCTCCAATTTGTATCAGAGAGATGTGACTTCTGCCATCAACTTGAGTGCCAGTAGTGCCCTGGAGCTTCTGAGAGAGAAACAGCATGCAGCCCAAAGAGGAAGACGGAGGCTGCATCCTCCGAGGGCTCCCAACAGCAACCTTCAGGAAGAGGAAGATATGAAGATGCTTGCttcagaagtttttaaaaaagacaggcTCATGTATAAGGAGAAGCTTAACTTTACTGAGTCAACACATGTTGAATTTAAAAGGTTCACCACCAAAAAGGTTGTTCCTCGGATTAAAGAAATGCTGCCTCATTATGTTTCCGCATTTGCCAACACCCAAGGAGGATACCTAATTATTGGGGTTGATGATAAGAGCAAAGAAGTGTTTGGgtgtaagaaagaaaaagtgaatcctgacttattaaaaaaagaaatagaaaactgcATAGAAAAATTGCCTACATTCCACTTCTGCCATGAGAAGCCAAAGATTAACTTCATTACCAAAATCCTGAATGTGTACCAAAAAGATGTCCTGTATGGTTATGTCTGTGTGGTTCAGGTAGAGCCCTTCTGTTGTGCAGTGTTTGCAGAGGCCCCGGACTCCTGGGTCATGAGGGACAACGCTGCCACCAGGCTAACGGCTGAGGACTGGGTGCTCATGATGCTGGATATTCCATCAG CTCCTTGCAATTTGGTCACAGACTCCAATGCTCACCTGAAGTCGCCAGCTTCGTCTGCTTTCAGGAGCCCAGTGTGTCCCACAAAAGTCCTGGAGTTTAAGGGTGCTTTGCAGCGACATTTGTTTCCAG TGACACAGAAAACGATACAATTTAAGCCAGAATCCTTCTGTAAGAAGCTCTTCTCAGATCACAAAGGACTGGAGGACCTTATGAAGACACAGACGTATCCTTACTCTCAGGGGATCGTGGTATTTtccaggagctgggctggtgaTGTTGGCTTGAGGAAAGAGGACAGAGTCCTGTGCGATGCTCTCCTAATAGCACTTCATAGCCCCCTGGTACTCTACACAGTCCTAATAGACCCCAGCTGGGCTGGCGGTCGTGAATATGCCTGGAACGTGGCTCTTCATTTAAAGCGGAAACTGCAAAGTGTTGGCGGCTACCCAGGGAAAGTGGGTATCATCCCAAGGCTGATTCAGCTGGCCGGCACGTGGTGTGGACCTGGGGATGGCTCTGTGCACTACCCCCAGTCCTACCAGCTTGCTACTGAGGATGACATGGAAGACTTGTTGCAGGCCCTTGTGGTGGTCTCGCTGTGTTCTAGATCTCTCCTGAGCGACCAGCTGGGCTGTGAATTTTTCAACCTACTTATAGCTGAGCAGTGTGAGGTGCTTTCCCAGAGCCTTCAGGAGACCCGGGAATtgttcatccactgctttccaggaaccaggaagacTGCACTAGCCATAAAGACCTTGGAGAAAATTAGGGACTTGTTCCACTGCAGACCAAAAGAGATCCTATATGTTTGTGAAAGTGACTTCCTAAGGGATTTTGTAAT CCACCAGACCGCCTGCCTGGCTGTGACCCGGAAAACCTTCATGCAAGGGGAGTTTCCAAAGATTAAGCACATAGTGATGGACGAGACTGAGAATTTCTGCAGTAAATATGGAGATTGGTACTCGAAGGCCAGGAGCATCACCCATCCAAGAGTGAGAGGGGCTGGAAATGAAGACCTTCACCATGGGATTCTCTGGATTTTTCTGGACCCTTTCCAAGTCCGTCACTCGGATGTCAAtggcctccctcctccacctgctcAGTTTCCTCGGAAAACAATCACCAATGGGATCCACTGTGCTCAAGAAATAGCGAAGGTCATGAAAGGAGCAATGAAGAGGATCACAGAGAACCCTCCCTCCAACATGTCTCCACACACGTTGGCACTGTTCAGGGAAGCTGCCTGCGGGGAGGCACTGGGTGCACACGCTCTGCCCGGGGTGTGTGAGACAAAGGCGGACCTGACAGTAGAACAAATAGCGAATTACGTGGCGGAAAGATGTCACGGCTTGTTCCAGTGTGGCTATCTCCCCAAAGATGTAGCAATTCTGTGCAGGAGAGAGGAGGACAGAGCACGCTATAAGCTTGCGCTGCTAAGAGCGATGGAATTAACTGAGACCCACAGTGCAACCGAGGTGGTGTTCAGCCAGGCTGCTGGTGTTCAGGGCGAACACATCATTTTAGACAGCGTGCAACAGTTTTCAGGCCTACATAGGAACATTGTGTTTGGACTTAGTCCAGAGCAACGCCTGTCAGAGGAATTCCACCAGCTCTGCTTTGCCTCAAAAGCCATTAAACACCTCTATCTGCTTTATGAAAGGGGGCAGGTTTctgaaaattattataaataa
- the LOC100357938 gene encoding schlafen family member 13 — translation MNMQEHNSSLVIELSYSDLVIDVGVVTLGEDNRKKMQKTQKNEEREKVAQAACALLNSGGGVIRLEMANKDDHPVEPGLDLEASWRELIQSSDLHTFFETKQQGRCFYIFVKSWSREPFPEDSSTKPRICSSSSFLYCRSGTSALLMNSTEAFKFLKTKKRAAERRPVNEGAPPRKILTAVCHNISESDLAFHIFQRDRLEHGEILHLPESHLVEFKQFSTKNIEKYVKETIPKYISAFANGEGGYLFLGVEDKTKKVLGCVKENVNRDSLERVIATAISKLPIFHFCSSKAHVGYETKIQDVFLEGELYSYFCVIRVKPFCCAVFAEAPISWMVKEKQVCKLTTEEWVEMTMDPDPLAKLTEDFESQLSLSSGPPLCKPVYSSKGLEHKEDLQQHLFPVPLGHLQYTPESLWKELCSEHEGLEELLSKEMRPFSRGILILSRSWAVDLNLPAKQGVICEALLIAEHSPPILHTILREQDVDGQRYCTNTALTLKQKLVNMGGYTKKVCVKTRVLCLSTKTHVEPLQGSAFPIDYPLSYSFANTLHMDAFLQSLAVVLLGFRSFLSDQLGCEILNLLTLQQYEIFSKNLCKSRELFVHGLPGSGKTIMAVKIMEKIRNMFHCEANRILYICENKPLQDFISKKNICQAATRKAFMKEDFENIQHIIIDEAQNFRTENGDWYNKAKAITQREKDHPGILWIFLDYFQTSHLDCSGLPLLSAQYPREELTRVVRNADKIAYYLRDKLHEIRRKPPPNIPSMSLEMLPEVEWVRGVQGTLKIKKDLTRDQVVTYVTDTCRGLFERGYSPRDVAVLVSTQSEVEYYEYELLRAMRKKRIVQLSNAYDILGDHIVLDSVRRFSGLERNVVFGIHPKTADPAILPNLLACLASRAKQQLYILWLGDC, via the exons ATGAACATGCAGGAACATAATTCATCTTTGGTGATAGAATTATCCTACTCAGACTTGGTCATCGATGTAGGAGTAGTGACTCTTGGTGAAGACAACAGAAAAAAGATGCAGAAAACTCAGAAGAacgaagagagggagaaagtcgCACAGGCTGCATGCGCGTTATTAAACTCAGGAGGAGGAGTGATCCGCTTAGAAATGGCCAACAAGGATGACCATCCTGTGGAGCCGGGACTGGATTTGGAAGCGTCTTGGAGAGAACTTATTCAGTCTTCAGATTTGCATACTTTCTTTGAGACCAAGCAACAAGGGAGGtgcttttacatttttgtaaaatCATGGAGCAGGGAGCCTTTCCCTGAAGACAGCTCCACAAAGCCCCGCATTTGCAGCTCGAGTTCTTTTCTGTACTGTAGATCTGGCACCTCTGCGCTTCTCATGAATTCAACAGAAGCCTTCAAGTTCCTGAAGACCAAGAAAAGAGCTGCGGAACGTCGGCCGGTTAACGAAGGAGCTCCACCCCGTAAAATTCTCACAGCTGTATGTCACAACATCTCTGAATCTGATCTTGCTTTTCATATATTCCAAAGAGACAGGCTTGAACATGGTGAAATCCTGCATCTTCCTGAGTCCCATTTGGTAGAGTTCAAACAATTCAGTACAAAAAACATCGAAAAATATGTGAAAGAAACTATTCCAAAGTACATCTCTGCATTTGCAAATGGTGAGGGAGGCTATCTTTTCCTTGGAGTGGAAGATAAAACTAAGAAAGTCCTGGGGTGTGTAAAGGAAAATGTTAATCGTGACTCTTTAGAAAGAGTCATAGCCACAGCAATCTCCAAGTTGCCCATTTTCCATTTCTGCTCTTCCAAAGCCCACGTGGGCTATGAGACAAAAATCCAAGATGTGTTTCTCGAGGGAGAGTTGTACAGTTACTTCTGTGTGATCAGAGTGAAGCCATTCTGCTGTGCAGTGTTTGCAGAAGCTCCCATTTCTTGGATGGTGAAGGAGAAGCAGGTGTGCAAGCTGACAACCGAGGAGTGGGTGGAGATGACAATGGACCCAGACCCATTAGCAA agctgACCGAAGATTTTGAATCCCAGCTGAGTCTGTCCAGTGGGCCTCCACTTTGTAAACCAGTATATTCCAGCAAAGGTCTGGAACACAAAGAAGATCTCCAACAACATTTATTTCCAG TGCCACTAGGACACCTGCAGTACACTCCTGAATCCCTCTGGAAGGAGCTGTGCTCAGAGCATGAGGGGCTGGAGGAGTTACTGAGTAAGGAGATGCGTCCTTTCTCCCGAGGAATTCTGATCCTTTCCAGAAGCTGGGCAGTGGACCTGAACTTGCCTGCCAAGCAGGGCGTCATCTGCGAAGCTCTGCTGATAGCAGAGCACAGCCCCCCCATCCTCCACACCATTCTCAGGGAGCAGGATGTGGACGGGCAGCGCTATTGCACTAACACTGCCTTGACTTTGAAGCAGAAGCTGGTGAATATGGGGGGCTATACAAAGAAGGTGTGCGTCAAGACCAGGGTCCTCTGCCTGAGTACCAAGACCCATGTCGAGCCCCTGCAGGGGTCAGCCTTTCCGATAGACTACCCCTTGTCCTACAGCTTTGCAAACACCCTACACATGGACGCTTTTCTGCAGTCGCTTGCGGTGGTCCTGCTGGGCTTCAGATCTTTCCTAAGTGACCAGCTCGGCTGTGAGATTCTAAATCTGCTCACGTTACAACAGTATGAGATATTCTCGAAAAACCTGTGCAAGAGCAGAGAATTGTTTGTGCATGGCTTACCTGGCTCAGGGAAGACGATCATGGCCGTGAAGATCATGGAGAAGATCAGGAATATGTTTCACTGTGAGGCAAACAGAATTCTCTATATTTGTGAAAACAAGCCTCTACAGGACTTTATCAG TAAGAAAAATATCTGCCAAGCAGCGACCCGGAAAGCCTTCATGAAAGAGGACTTTGAAAATATTCAACACATTATCATTGATGAAGCTCAGAACTTCCGCACCGAAAACGGGGACTGGTATAACAAGGCAAAAGCCATCACTCAGCGAGAAAAGGATCACCCAGGAATTCTCTGGATCTTTCTGGACTACTTCCAGACCAGCCACTTGGACTGCAGTGGCCTTCCCCTTCTCTCGGCCCAGTATCCAAGAGAAGAACTCACTAGAGTAGTGCGCAATGCCGATAAAATAGCCTACTACCTGCGAGACAAACTGCACGAGATCAGAAGAAAGCCCCCACCCAACATCCCCTCAATGTCCCTAGAGATGCTTCCTGAAGTGGAATGGGTTCGAGGTGTTCAGGGAACCTTGAAAATTAAGAAAGACTTGACTCGGGATCAAGTAGTAACGTATGTGACAGATACCTGTCGGGGTCTCTTTGAAAGGGGCTACTCTCCCAGAGATGTTGCTGTGCTTGTCAGCACCCAAAGTGAAGTGGAGTATTATGAGTATGAGCTCTTGAGAGCAATGAGGAAGAAAAGGATTGTGCAGCTCAGCAATGCGTATGACATCTTGGGTGACCACATTGTGCTGGACAGCGTGCGGAGGTTCTCAGGCCTGGAAAGGAATGTCGTGTTTGGGATCCATCCAAAGACAGCTGACCCAGCCATCTTACCCAATTTGCTGGCCTGTCTGGCTTCCAGGGCAAAACAGCAGCTCTATATTCTCTGGCTTGGTGACTGTTAG